The genome window AATAAAttacaacgaaaaaaattgccaaaacggTGGCTAGTAGAAATCGATAGTTAACATTAAGCATGGCACCTCTGAGTATCGTAAGGTTGTCTCTGAATGATTGCGAGCTTGAAATGAGGCAGCAGAAAAATAGGCGGACCAAACGGATCTTTTCCAGCGTTTCTCTTTGTTTCATTCGTGATCCATAATCTCTGGAAAGATCAAATCTGcgatctctctctctctctctgtgtGTACCTATTTTTGAGATAACAATCACTATCATCCACAaagcaagttttcaaaaaaaattctaacgGATCATAGCCACTAGGAGAAAATAGTCTCAAGAATGAAGGTGAAACATTTCAGACATTCCGTGAATATGGGGcacaaatttcattatttcaacAATTGAGAAGccgagaaaaatattgattcgGGAATTTCACCCTACTAGGGTTCTAATAGTAATGAGGCGCAGTAGAGGAGTTTCAGTGAATTTGTCAAAACTAGGCTCGCAAGAGCCGCTCGAAAGATTTCCCCAAACtgtactttaaaaaaagttgaaaaatcaccACACAACTTCACATAAGCTATGAAAGCTGGGAACATCAACCATATAGTAACACTACAGTGCCCTACATCAACTtatacagtacctctacagtataACCTCGAATAATTATCTCTTCCAATACTCggaaatcaattattttcacaaCTACTTGACTCCTACTGTACCCCACACTCTCATATGAGTTCCAAAATATTTCGGTCCCTCCTTTTCAGGATTTCCAATTGTACTTCAAACATCCATGTATCCCCTTATCTTTCatctcgaaaaaatccaatatttttcTCCTTTGTGCTTCCTTATGTGTACTTTCCCGATCTAATCTCAAATCcggatttttccagaaacaaaGTGAAGAATggctttccaatttttaaggtTTCAATTCTCTACTCCATGCAAATGATTTCCAAAACCCGAATCTCTAGAAATTCAGTGCTTCCCGTAGCTGTATTGATTTTAATATATCTATGTTGGAGCTCTAAAGGGAGAACTGTAGTGAAAGATAAGTCGAGAAGTTACGCGTAAGTTGATGGTCCATTCAATTGTAGTGCACTCTAAAATGTTCAGAGTATTCTACCCGCCAGCGGTGCTGCACTTCAACTCTACTGAACATTTTCTTTCAAGCAATTTAGCGTCGCCTTCCAGATTGggaaatcatatttttgagtttgCAAGTCTTTTTGGTCTGTCTGAACGGCTTCATAGAACTCCACTGTTTCtagttgaaaatgaatttcatcagaaaatgCTAGATGAAACTAGAAAAGTGATGCCTGGATTAGTGGAAAAGTTCACAGTCATCAATGGAAGTGTGAGTCGGTTTTTGGAGCTTTGTAATGATAGTACTATAGTCtcactgtaggagtactgtaagattactgtagattgtTTCGTTATTGTGAGGTAATTTTTTCTACTGTAATAGTGCATGGTTTCAGCTGCCCAAATCCATCAAGCAGACCCCATTCCAAAAAGTGTGCTGTCGTCACGAAAAcccggaaattttggaaaaaatcgatgagaaGTATCTGCACTTAACAGGAATGTTTTATCAGGTAACATCAGATTtgtaaatcgaaaaatgtagGTCAAAGTTCCTGCCTAAAGTCCTTCAATGCGACCTATGCCTAAGTCATGCAATGCAAACGTAAAAATTTGTTAGCCTGCCAtcgaaatttcttcaatttctagTATTCAGAGCTGGAAATACTTTCCAAATATGCGTGAACAGTTGCTCGATTTTCTGGATGACTCGAGTCAAGATTTTGGGAACTTGCCAAGATCGAATCAACGTACCCATGTGTATGAAATTCATCGGgaattatctaattttttgacaaatatttCAGAACCTGCGTTCATGCCCGCAGAGGTGATTTTGTGGATGTTGGCTTTCAGGCAGCCGACCCAGATTTTATCCGAAATTCTGTCAAGTATAttgcggaaaattttattccagaaattgaatacaaaaaagtcCATCGAAAAGTTGTAATTTTCGGCGATGACCTGGAATTTATGAGAAGCTTATTTGAAAACTCTGTGGTGTCAACTGACGAGCCAGAATATATGTTCCCGGCAGAATACTATATATCTCAAAACTCACCAGCCGAAGATTTGACCTACTCGAAACAAAACTGTGATATCGTTCTGATTAGTGGTATGTTGGGTTTTTATCTATTACCTATATATCTATTCAAGTTTTAGCGCCAAAATCTACATTCGGCTGGTGGATtgggtatttttcaaaaggaaaTAAAGTATTCTATCGAGATATCCGATATGCAAAAGATCGGGGCTATGTAAGTACTCATATTTCCAAAACTGCcataactattttcaaaaaaactttctttgCACAATTATGtaattttggaccatttttggTACAAAGTCTCAGACTATCTATTCCAGGACTGCGGACGAATAAACGAGAATGATTTCTACCCGTCTCACTGGGTTCCGTTGAAGTTTTCCGCGTCGGATGTCATGACAATCGTCGAGAGTTTGCAATAATTTTATGAGCGCCGGACATTTTGCGGGTCCCTTATTTATACTGttaactttatttttggtggttttgaataaatttttgacaagctgacattttttgtgaaaaaatatttttctcaattttttgagggttgaatcaagaaaaatctaGGAATGGAAATCATGATGGCTTTAATAAAAATACCTGAAAACGTTTTTGGTGACGTTAAAAAAGAACTTTGCCGGTTTAGTTTGTACCGAAATGTTCTGATTTTGTACTGGGTAGTCCATGAGTACTGTAAAATTGCTGTAGCCttctgaaatattcattttgGGATAATTTACACTTTTGacaacatgatttttttcttaaaatctcaccaatttttttcactgttttttcagagtttgctgaaaattgttaaacttGTTTTGGGTGTGTTGTTGTCAatcataaataatttatttccagGTTATTGTATTGTGTTGGGtgaaagattactgtaggggtactgtagctttcTGTAGTTTGGTTCTAACActgtttatttaaatattaaaaaataacaaaacattCACATAGAAAATCCTAGAGAATATAGTTATGGGCACAGTTATCATCCTTGAAATTGAGCAGATAAAGACGCATGTGCTTTCCTTTTActggtctgaaaattataacatGTTTCTGGGATACAAGACACGTCGAGATTTCACGAGCCTgccttgaaaatttgatttttacaaGCTGGAAGAAGGACGGGCTTGCCTGACATAAAATCATAGAGCAAAAAAAGGAATTACCTAAAAATAGCATATCTTCGATCTTTcatcagctgaaaaataaagtcgTGAATCAGTTTTTTCTGGTGGGTGTCGGGAACATGAATCTGgaaaggattttttttgaatttattaatttccaTTTAAATCACAAACCTCAATATtgatttggcaaaatttaatgttatttttatcaaattctcCACCATTATAGAAAAACTCAAACATTCCATATTCAGCGCCTTCTGCGTCCATCCACAGATCATCGATTACCTGAAATTTCAGTgtattcaagttttcagtttttcctaaAGTAATTTACAGTTCTATTGATcaattttgtcagaaaatatataatatcCACATTGACAACTGTTTTTGTAGTGTATGAAGCTGAAAATGGTTCAATGATTCAATGAAAATATGCTGATCAACTTACTATCAATTAGCACATTAGCTTCCGCAAGTCCAGGAGCTGCTCCGACTGCAAATGGAAAGTATTTTCCTGGGATACTTGTGTATAAATTTTCGTTGATTTCGTGCATGGGATCGGCCCCAAAGAACTCGGATCCTTCTGGTAGTTGCTGAAAACTGGATTCGTTAAATTAAATGGCTAGAACAACAAAACCTGAAGAAGCTTCTCCTCTGCTCCGGTATCATGTCCGATGCCCAGAGTGACTATGGTACTAGGTTGGTTCTGAGCAAAAAAGgttgtcaaatttttctccacaaattaaaattttaaataccatTTTTGGAAGTATATGTCTTTTCGCCTCgtcagaattcagaaaatccagaattggtaaatatttcatttctttGATATATTCGCATCTTCGGATCCCGTTGAACATGTTGTCCCAAAGCTAAAAAATCATTGTCTTTGAAATTAgtattttgctttaaatgtgaaaaatgtacCGTGAAAACCTAATACAACTGTTATCTTATCTTGTGAAATTGAGTCGCAAACTTTGGAACAGTTTCATTCTATAAAA of Caenorhabditis elegans chromosome II contains these proteins:
- the C17A2.4 gene encoding L-Fucosyltransferase (Partially confirmed by transcript evidence) encodes the protein MVHSIVVHSKMFRVFYPPAVLHFNSTEHFLSSNLASPSRLGNHIFEFASLFGLSERLHRTPLFLVENEFHQKMLDETRKVMPGLVEKFTVINGSLPKSIKQTPFQKVCCRHENPEILEKIDEKYLHLTGMFYQSWKYFPNMREQLLDFLDDSSQDFGNLPRSNQRTHVTCVHARRGDFVDVGFQAADPDFIRNSVKYIAENFIPEIEYKKVHRKVVIFGDDLEFMRSLFENSVVSTDEPEYMFPAEYYISQNSPAEDLTYSKQNCDIVLISAPKSTFGWWIGYFSKGNKVFYRDIRYAKDRGYVSTHISKTAITIFKKTFFAQLCNFGPFLVQSLRLSIPGLRTNKRE
- the C17A2.7 gene encoding Methyltransferase FkbM domain-containing protein (Partially confirmed by transcript evidence), with the protein product MRQSSALVFFSTIFLFFLCYIRTQSRFQFSSKNPGIKTMEENYDAWHSCFMNNISHFEGYPDELWDNMFNGIRRCEYIKEMKYLPILDFLNSDEAKRHILPKMNQPSTIVTLGIGHDTGAEEKLLQQLPEGSEFFGADPMHEINENLYTSIPGKYFPFAVGAAPGLAEANVLIDTSYTTKTVVNVDIIYFLTKLINRTVIDDLWMDAEGAEYGMFEFFYNGGEFDKNNIKFCQINIEIHVPDTHQKKLIHDFIFQLMKDRRYAIFRPVKGKHMRLYLLNFKDDNCAHNYIL